The proteins below come from a single Vicugna pacos chromosome 13, VicPac4, whole genome shotgun sequence genomic window:
- the STPG1 gene encoding O(6)-methylguanine-induced apoptosis 2 isoform X2, whose amino-acid sequence MRARMDTIVSKYPAANAYTIPSRFASKKDFSNSCSSMFQLPSFEKFLKFETPAPNHYNASVSCCKQTNNVCARAGFMSKTQRGLFTITEKGPAPGHYNVNESLVKQSPKILMSCFKSKTGRGLNLTSTGPGPGYYNPNDHTKVQKKTLIPRNPVLNFSAQPLPLPPKPPLPGPGQYEIVDCVGPPKHFVKSASFVSNTSRWTAAPSQPGLPGPATYKPEFPGKLSFLYNEDNKWIPVL is encoded by the exons ATG CGAGCCCGAATGGACACCATCGTTTCTAAATACCCTGCAGCTAATGCATACACTATCCCGTCACGTTTCGCTTCGAAGAAAGACTTCAGTAATTCCTGTTCCAGCATGTTCCAGTTGCCAAGCTTCGAGAAATTTCTCAAATTTGAAACTCCCGCACCAAACCATTACAAT GCCTCTGTCTCTTGCTGCAAGCAGACAAACAATGTCTGTGCCCGAGCCGGGTTCATGTCCAAAACCCAGAGAGGACTTTTCACCATTACTGAAAAAGGGCCTGCCCCAG GGCATTATAATGTCAACGAATCTCTTGTGAAGCAGTCGCCAAAGATATTGATGTCTTGTTTCAAATCGAAAACTGGCCGTGGATTAAACCTGACGTCGACAGGCCCGGGACCCGGTTATTACAACCCGAACGATCACACCAAAGTTCAAAAAAAGACTCTCATCCC gagaaaccctgtcCTGAACTTCTCTGCCCAGCCTTTGCCTTTGCCTCCGAAGCCGCCTCTTCCGGGCCCTGGTCAGTATGAGATCGTGGACTGTGTGGGGCCCCCCAAGCATTTCGTCAAGAGTGCATCCTTTGTGTCCAACACCAGCCGGTGGACAGCGGCGCCGTCCCAGCCAGGCCTGCCCGGCCCAG CCACATACAAGCCGGAATTCCCTGGAAAACTGTCCTTTCTCTACAATGAGGACAACAAATGGATCCCAGTGCTGTAG